One region of Proteiniborus sp. DW1 genomic DNA includes:
- a CDS encoding ABC transporter ATP-binding protein: MTNFHEEENLGKAYDSKLMKRLLTYTKPYWMYILICIVLLMAVTAGDLARPYILKYAIDDNIRAYLNPMYVFDKDSGMEGILYKDKIFVRENKLTDFEKEAAKAAEIKTIVKVNGNHYLVDGYIDNESTKPTVKEQDNSYIINIDNDRYTANLLSAEDYKLFREGDVQSLKIIGLIFLAVITLSFVFNYIQVFILNYTSQKIIFNIRQEVFSHLQKMSLSYFDKNPVGRLVTRVTNDTEALNEMYSSVLVTLFKDIFLLAGIVITMFNMNAKLALFSFTVLPFIVIAATIFRIKIRKVYRAVRVRLARINSSLNENITGMKTVHIFSKENKKFKEFEGINKDYLDATKREIQLYAVFRPLVEIIRSLGITLIVWIGGNNVINGVIEFGVLYAFINYLQMFFEPILDLTEKYNILQSAMASSERIFMILDTEEDVKNLEKPVHNEHIKGKIEFKNVWFAYEKDNWVLKDVSFTINPGETVAFVGATGAGKTSIINLINRFYDIQKGQILIDGIDIKDMDKYQLRRRIGIVLQDVFLFTGTIKDNIRLNNEDISDEEIIEVSKYVNADTFIEKLPKKYEEPVMERGSTLSAGQRQLLAFARALAFKPDILVLDEATSNIDTETELLIQDALGKIVKGRTSIAIAHRLSTIQRSDKIIVLHKGRIKEIGSHQELLNKGGMYYELYKLQYKEDFQIEEKSN, translated from the coding sequence ATGACTAATTTTCATGAAGAAGAAAACCTAGGTAAAGCCTATGATTCTAAGCTGATGAAGCGACTTCTAACTTATACAAAACCTTACTGGATGTATATCTTAATATGTATAGTCCTCCTTATGGCAGTAACTGCTGGTGATTTGGCACGTCCATATATATTAAAATACGCAATTGATGATAACATAAGAGCTTACCTTAATCCAATGTATGTATTTGACAAAGACTCAGGTATGGAAGGCATATTATATAAAGATAAAATTTTTGTCAGAGAAAATAAACTAACTGATTTTGAGAAAGAAGCAGCAAAGGCTGCTGAGATTAAAACCATAGTAAAAGTCAATGGTAATCACTACCTTGTTGATGGCTATATTGATAATGAAAGCACTAAGCCTACTGTAAAAGAGCAGGATAATAGTTATATAATAAACATAGATAATGATAGATACACTGCAAATCTACTTTCGGCAGAGGATTATAAACTTTTTAGAGAAGGTGATGTACAAAGCCTAAAGATTATTGGATTGATTTTTCTTGCAGTAATTACTTTAAGCTTTGTATTTAATTACATACAAGTCTTTATATTAAACTATACTAGTCAAAAAATAATTTTTAATATAAGGCAAGAAGTTTTTTCTCATCTACAAAAAATGTCTCTATCATATTTTGATAAAAATCCAGTCGGTAGACTGGTAACTCGAGTTACAAATGATACAGAAGCATTAAATGAAATGTATTCAAGTGTACTAGTAACACTTTTTAAGGATATATTTCTATTAGCAGGCATAGTAATCACAATGTTTAATATGAATGCCAAATTAGCTCTATTTTCTTTTACAGTCTTACCTTTTATAGTCATAGCAGCAACTATATTTAGAATTAAGATTAGAAAAGTATATAGAGCAGTAAGGGTAAGACTTGCTAGAATAAACTCATCACTAAATGAAAATATTACGGGAATGAAGACCGTTCATATATTTAGTAAAGAGAATAAGAAGTTTAAGGAGTTTGAAGGAATAAATAAAGACTATTTGGATGCAACTAAAAGAGAAATCCAACTATACGCTGTATTTAGACCTCTTGTAGAAATAATACGCTCTCTAGGCATAACACTTATTGTATGGATTGGAGGAAATAATGTTATTAATGGAGTCATAGAGTTTGGAGTACTATATGCATTTATAAATTATCTCCAAATGTTTTTTGAGCCAATATTAGATTTAACAGAAAAATATAACATTCTTCAATCTGCAATGGCTTCATCTGAAAGGATTTTCATGATTTTAGATACTGAAGAAGATGTTAAAAATCTTGAGAAACCAGTTCATAATGAGCATATAAAGGGTAAAATTGAATTTAAAAATGTATGGTTCGCATATGAAAAAGATAACTGGGTACTTAAAGATGTAAGCTTCACAATAAATCCTGGAGAAACTGTAGCATTTGTAGGTGCAACAGGTGCAGGAAAAACATCTATAATTAACTTAATTAACAGGTTTTATGACATACAAAAGGGACAGATACTAATTGATGGAATTGATATTAAAGATATGGATAAGTATCAGTTAAGAAGGCGAATAGGAATAGTTCTTCAAGATGTATTTTTATTTACAGGAACAATTAAAGATAATATTAGACTAAATAATGAAGATATATCTGATGAGGAAATTATTGAAGTATCTAAATATGTTAATGCTGATACTTTTATTGAAAAGCTTCCTAAGAAGTATGAGGAGCCTGTGATGGAAAGAGGCTCTACTCTTTCAGCAGGGCAAAGACAGCTTCTTGCTTTTGCAAGAGCATTGGCGTTTAAGCCCGATATATTAGTATTAGATGAGGCAACATCAAATATTGATACAGAAACAGAACTTCTCATACAGGATGCGCTAGGTAAAATAGTTAAAGGAAGAACATCTATAGCTATAGCTCATAGATTATCAACTATACAGCGTTCTGATAAGATAATCGTTCTCCATAAGGGACGAATTAAAGAAATAGGCTCTCACCAGGAATTATTGAATAAAGGTGGCATGTACTATGAGCTTTATAAATTACAATATAAAGAAGATTTTCAGATAGAAGAAAAAAGCAATTAA